A region of the Montipora foliosa isolate CH-2021 chromosome 8, ASM3666993v2, whole genome shotgun sequence genome:
CGTTGCTGTTGGCGTTgcacctttttctttttgtgctatataacgtttcaatgtttccctcggctgcgccgcGGGGAAACAATGAGATTTGCAGGTAACAAATGAACTGTTtgcctcgggaccagtcattaagtgttaaatgtttttatgtaaagaagcCCCAAAACGTATTTTATTATGGGAATGAGAAAATAGTCTATTGGTAATATAAAAGTAAAATAAGTGGAGCCCCTAAAATTGACATTTATGGGCACTTTTTAAAAGGTACATTCACCTTTTACATTCATCGCTACGAAAATTACCTGCACATAGATGTCGATCTGCGATCGAGGATACAGTTGAGTAAGAATAGCAGCTTCAAACGCTCTTTTCATGAGCATTGAAGTCTCGGTCGATCGTCTGTCTCCTTTtggccttttctttctttcacctGTGCTAAATGTCGCCATACTGAATTGACAATTTAACAGCACTCGGTGGTGAAGCATTTTAGATTTAATCGTAACTTCGTGAGGACCGTACACAGTAGCTAAAGCCTTTGTATTTCCCATCTCAATGTACGCAGAACCGTCCGCTTGTTTAAAGACTCCCAAACGACAAACGATTTTTCTTAGTTCGTGGGGTCTTCGACCATCGAGACGTAAACCTTCAGGTGACAGGATTTCCAAACCAGCCATCCAGTGTCAAAACAATTTTCGGATTCCAAAGGAAGCAAAGAAACTGCAAAAGGGTCTGTACGTTTATCGACTTCACGTGCTCTCAATGGGCACCAGCATTGCAACCCGATTCGCCGTTTAGTTGGGGAGGGGTGGACATTAACCAAAACATAATATTTgctcaagaaaaagaaaggggCGGAATAAATCATGCTAACAAAGGGAGCAATGTAGTTTGTTGACACACAAACACACAGATTGTCGCTACCAGtgctgaaaaaaaatatattcggAAGATATTTTCCAGTCCCCTTCCCcccaccctccctcccccaAAAAAGAGGTACGCCGTAAGTGTCCgccattttaaattttcttcgcAGGAAgtaccctgggaatgaggtcaTCCAGGATGTATCGTTGGGTGCTGCAGTGTGCAAAAGGTACACGGTGGTGTTTTACGGTTGCCCGCTTTCACAGACGTGGATTGGCAGGTGATCATGATAATGCGCATTTTGACCTTTCAggctaaactgcagaatacagggccacttatttCCATATTGTTGAGTATTAATAGCGCCTATATgttatttgctttgtttttcgtCACTGCAGTGCGCTTATGTTACGGTTAACACCGGTGGTTCAGCTGTTGGTTGAGCACAGGGatgtcacgcgggaggttgtgaaTATTCATGTCAGGCCTGcctaacactcagggtctttaaataactgattgtggtcggcttggcaggattagcctGAAGGGCTTGTGTATAACAACTAAAAGTCAGTACTGGAACCTCAACAGACAAAGAAACATACAATAGTTAATTTGGGGTTGGGTTCGATTAAACGTATTCCGGAATATtaaagaatacgtggagtgatgatttaaagcGGTGTGTTTGGCGTCTTGAAGCAAAACGGACAATAAAGATATATTTAAAATTGGCCGGTCTAAatcacaggtcacattccacggGTCAGTCGTTGctctttttgaaagtaacccaaaaccctcaatttggctaacccttgCCCTAATTCTCGAGTAGTGAAGAAAGTGAGCAGTAAATTTGTTATATGATGTTTGATTGGACGACTAGTACACAAGAATTCTAAGATTAATTTAATGTCTTTCGTAATTCGTCCAGCATCCCTTTCGAAGATAAGCATGGGAAAGACTTTTGAACTGCAAGACAAACTTCCAAGTCTTCCAGTACCTCCACTGGCTCAAACATGTGAAAATTACTTGGATTCAGGTAATATTTCATAAAGGCAAAGGGTGCATGTACATTTTCATGGCCTGTTCTGCAAATTATTGGAATTTTAATGTGATTTACTCTACCAAATCACTCTCACAGTACTGGAATTTTCGACagtcaaagagaaatttcatatctcAGCGCAGCCacgtaatatcctctatttgcGTTGTTTGTTAAAATGAATATTTatcttaggtttgaaataaTGTTTCACTTTGatttaaggaaaaataaaatagcCAACTTTTCTTAGGGAGGTAGCTGAAAAAATTAGGTGCTTTTCGTTGGCCATTAATCCTCATGGAAACCACTGTGTTAAAAGCTAAAACTTAATCAAGAGTCATTGTCTCGtcaacaaaatataaaaaaatatccATGCAAAATCATTACAAAAAACAACATAGGATTTCAGGATCTTGTGAAGACTTTATTTAGTTGCCTATAAGAATATGGCAGATGTTATGTCTGCATATGTTGCCCCACAGGTTTATCCTCAGGGAgcaataaaaaagaaaggaagtgtGTAGTCTGTTAGCGCTGGACTCTGTAGTAATACCTGAAATCAGCAAATTTATGCAAATCAAATTGTATGTttgttttttaggagaggggaaaccagagtatccAGAGAAAAACTtttcagagcagagtagagaaccaacaaactcaacccatatgtgaagctgagtctgggaatcgaacccgggccactaTGTGGCATCTCTGCACCCCAAATAATAATATTGGAAGCTAGTATTAAAGATAATGAAATCTTACAAAACTTTTTATAATGATTATAGTAGtgttggtgatgatgatgatgatgatgatgataagtaATTTGCATCAGTCCGTTTTACTCTTTGAGGAAACTGATCATGcagtttacaaaaatttggtttatcaacggagttgataatgtaaattgaccaccgtacagagattctaaaagcttttagaatctctgtacggtggtcaatttacattatcaactctgttgataaaccaaatttttgtatactacttccccaccgacgcagcaccacagtgtctttagaaactacccctacATGATTATGCA
Encoded here:
- the LOC138013147 gene encoding exosome complex component RRP41-like is translated as MAGLEILSPEGLRLDGRRPHELRKIVCRLGVFKQADGSAYIEMGNTKALATVYGPHEVTIKSKMLHHRVLLNCQFSMATFSTGERKKRPKGDRRSTETSMLMKRAFEAAILTQLYPRSQIDIYVQILQADGSNQSACINAATLALIDAGIPMKDYVSACTVSFVNDKPLMDINYLEESFGGPKLSLALLPKSGNIVMFQMDSRLHVDNLDKVLDLAKKGCTDIHVLQRQTVHEFSQEYLPSLNGN